Part of the Macrobrachium rosenbergii isolate ZJJX-2024 chromosome 2, ASM4041242v1, whole genome shotgun sequence genome is shown below.
GATGTAATTAATGAAGAATCAACATAAATTTGGAAGATAGGcagataataaaacaataaaaaatataaaccttCTGTAGCTGTTTCTTACAAATCATTCCTTTGTATCACCCAACATTTCTCTGTCTCCATCGCTCTAATCCTTATCTACCTCCCCAATCCATCGTTCTGATCATTACCTGCCTCCCCAGTCCATCGCTCTAATCCTTACCTACATCCCTAATCCATCGTTCTAATCATTACCTGCCTACCCAATCAATCGCTCTAATCATTACCTGCCTCCCCAATCCATCACTCTAATCATTACCTACCTTCCCAGTCCATCGCTCTAATCATTACCTACCTCCCCAATCCATCGCTCTAATCATTACCCACCTCCCCAATCCATCGTTCTAATCATTACCTACCTCCCAATCCATCGCTCTAGTAATCATTACCTACCTCGCCAATCCATCACTCTAATCATTACCTACCCCACTCCATCGCTCTAATCATTGCTTACCTCCCCAACCCATCGCTCTAATCATTACCTACTTCCCAGTCCATCGCTCTAATTATTACCTACCTCCCCAATCCATCGCTCTAATCATCACCTTTCTCCCTAATCCATCGCTTTAATCATTACCTACCTTCCCAATCCATCACTCTAATCATTACCTACCCAAATCCATCGCTCTAATCATTACCTCCTCCAATCCAGTCCATACCTCCCAATCAATCACCTTCCCCAATCCATCGCTGTGATCATTAACTACCTCCCCAACCCATCGCTCTAATCATTACCTACTTCCCAATCCATCGCTCTAATCATCACCTATCTCCCCAATCCATCGCTCTAATCATGACCTACCTCCATAATCCATCGCTCTAATCATGACCTACCTCCCCAATCCATCGCTCTAATCATGACCTACCTCCATAACCCATCGCTCTAATCATGACCTACCTCCCCAACCCATCGCTCTAATCATGACTATCTCCCCAGTCCATCGCTCTAATCATCTACCTCCCCAATCCATCGCTCTAATCATTACCTGCCTCCCCAATCCCTCAGGCAACGTTGGCCATACTGGACAAATTGGACGTGGACACGGACGTCCCGTCGGAGGAGGAGATAGCCAGAAAATTCGGCTACGAGGAAGCCTACCTCAACGGACGAGTGACCTGGTGGCAGAGGACCAGGCCGAAGATCTGGTCGCTCTTCGATGAGCCCTATTCCTCGTGGATGGCAAAGGCAAGTGGATCTTATAGGGACTCCTAAAGAAGTGGTCTACAATACACAAATGTATCGTGTCTTCCACATGCAATTGCTCACACAAACAAAACGTTAATTATAATTTGTTAGTAATTAGTCATATAAAACAAATGCattttgctaattattattattattattactattattattattattattattattattattcagaagacgaacccaaTTCATACGGAACATgcccatcacaggggccattgacttgaaattaaagttcCCAAAGAacaacaccataatattctttggaagcttgaatttcaagtcaatggccccagtggcgggcttgttccatatgaatagggtttgtcttctgaaaaataataattagtaaaatttctttgttttaaaatactaatGACTAGAAAATTGTAATTAACATGAATAATTGTATGaggaaaacataatatatatgtattctgttTTCTATGTGTACAAACGAATAGCTTTCACTTAGCAATCAAAATAAATCGACGGTTTGATGCCTTGGTTTAAATGAGATATGTTTTTGCATTAACTGAAAATATAGTTATTATTCCGTTACTCTGAAAAGCTTCAGTAGAACGAATGGTGAAGAATCAAGTATAGTTAATAGGTGTTTAAAATATTATCTCTGCGTTCTTAATCATAGAACATTACCAAGTGACGTAAACTGCTTCCTTCATTCTCGTATATGTATGAATTTGAAACTAAGTTCGTTTTTTTGCTCCGAAAAAGCGAAAATCATCTTCTGGAAAGATATTACAATACATGAACTCGGGAAGGCATTACAAAAGGCACAAGAGTGCTTTGTatagagaagattttttttttttttgataaaacgtTTACCACCCGTGATGAAATAAATTGCAAAAGGACAACTTCTAAAGCATAAAGGACGAAGAAAAGGTTTTCTTCTTCGGTAAAAATTGCAAATCGTTTACCACCCGTGATGAACAAattgcaaaaaggaaaaactccTAAAGCATAaagtgcaaaatcattatgatctCCGCCACAGCGAAAGGCAGCGTGATTGTTTTATGAAACAATGGCAATGAGCTTTATGAATTCGGGTATTCTTGCAGTTAGCATAATATGATGAGAATAATTACGGAGCAGTAAGCTTGATCATCGCAATACGGATAATGCATGTTGCAACATATCAGAATCATTGCTTTACATGCGTCCAGTCTTTTGTAATATTTGCAATACGGACAACAAATGTCAAAAATGCGtaacatatttcaaaatgaaaatgttttgactTTAAGTTGCGTATTTGTCAGAAAAAACTAACCATAAGTTGTTCACAAAGTATAACAGATGgtataatgaagaaaaagtgttgaaataggttaaattttgtgtttcagtatatataactctcataataattatattaaggtTCAATGGAATATGATTGggttttgagatttttggaagtGAGCGCTCAACGCTCTAGTACTTTAggtggtattataaaaaaatttattgcaataaaaGCTAGAGAAAATGCAGTAGGCTTAGTGGAAAGCGAATTAGTACAAAGAACCATTGCGAGTTTAAGAATAATCACTTATTTACATTCGTATACAATATAGTCCCAGCAACAGGCAAAGTAGAAAGGcctaaattaatttctgtttgaaATCCATCAACATTTTGTTCTTTCTAATTTCAAAGGTTTTCACCACGTAACTTCCTCTCGAATATTCAGATTCCCCGTCAACGAACGGCGCCAACTGCCTTAGAATAATTCATCGCCAGAAACTGCGTAGCGTCAGAATCAGTTGTAATAAAAATTCGAGGGAACCTGATCATCACCGTCTTAGCGTGTTTGCGAAAATCTTCGGGGGAGGCCACAACACGTTTGCCGAAGCGTAAACCGCTATTAGAGGATACGTAGACTCGCACATTACAAGACTTCGGGGTATAATAGCAAGTAATTGGCTCCCGTCCCACGGAGGGAGGTGTGTGAGAAGAAGCTGGGTGATAATGGGCcaattatgttttctcatttcgCCCCCTCAAAGTCATTACATGCTCAGAGCATGAGAACATGGCGAAATTTTGTTATTGCGGAGATGTTTTCGGCTTAGAATTTTGCATCTCTATCAGGAAATGCGGGCTTGGACTTGCGTTTCGTTAGAAAATCGCGAGGCGGTTcagtaaaatacattaaaaacaatgaGAGACTCGGGTAAATCCACAAAAACAGTGTAAATGTAATATCTTCCAGATTAATAAAGTAATACCGAGTGCTTGTATAATCAACTGAAAAATGTGCTGaattttcttcggcacaatcgagttttctgtacactgtataatcaaggccatcgaaaataggtctgtctttcagtggtctcgtataatgctgtatgagtcgcggcacatgaaactttaaccacggcccgccggtggcctggcctatgtcattgccagatgcacgattatgattaactttaaccttaaaataaaaactactgaggctagagggatgcaatttggtatgtttgatgattgaagggtggatgatcaacatacccatttacagccctctagcctcagtagtttttaaggtctgagggcggacagaaaaaagtgcggacagaaaaagtgcggtcggacagacaaagccggcacaatatttttcttttcagaatagtAAAAGTGCTGTGGATTATGATGGCTTGAGATGTTTATAATCCCATTTATAGAGAGCAATCGTTTCCTCTACTAGAGcatcataaatatttaataagtattCATCAATGGCCATCGAAGAAGTAATTAATTTCCGCTTTATGAACCGACGGAGACGATGCAGCTTTGCACAACAATAATGCtaagaattataaaacaaattcgAAGACTTAAAAATtgtcacttctttcttgttcGACGAAAATCAAAGAGAATGATTGGGAGTCCATTCGAGCCTGAAGGATTAGTCTTCAGAAATACTGCCCTGGCAAACTCTTGCGACTGGGACACTTTTTCTTTCTAGTCTTAAAACGCTGAAAATAAATCAAGACTTAAAAAAAAGCAAGTGAAacatgctccgaagtttcttcggagcaatcgagttttctgtacagcatataatcaaggtcatttaaaacagatctatctttcagtggtctcgatataatgctgtatgagccgcgacccatgaaactttaaccacggcctggtggtggcctatcctagattgttgacagaagcacggttatggctaattttagccttaaataaaataaaagctactgggctagagggctgcaatttggtatgtttgatgactggtgggtggatgatcaacataccaatttgcagtcttctagccccAGTAGgctttaagatctgcgggcggacagaaaaagcgcggacagaataaagtgcggacggacagacaaagccagcacaatggttttcttttacagagaactaaaattagtaaaatttttcttaaacttACCTCACCTTTGGCctgagaggaaaatatttttacttatttatcttcaGCAAATCATGCATAAAATACACCTCTGAGATTCACTTCCAATCTATTATTACCATTAACAAAAGTCTCATTTCACATCAGTAATTACTGACtgtgacataatttttttttctgataagttCACGAATTTTTTCATAGTTGTCACCAGctccaatccttttttttttggctgctaGTTTTATCACTTGCTTTTGGTCACCAGATTTTAATCACTTTTTTGGGGGGTTCGCTCATTTTTGTTACTGATATTGGCcatttgttttatcaattttcgATAgatttttgtatcagttttttaGTCGCCAGTTTTCTCACTGTTTTGGTCTtcagtttatatttcttttttggtcgctggttttattaatttctatttagtcACTACTTTATAATACCATTTTGGCTTTAGTTTTGATAACATTTTTGGCAATCAATTTCCACCCATCAgctgtttttattggttttgttttcattttttttgtttagcaATCAATTTCCATACTTTGTTAtcgtttttttaataacattttggCTTTACTTTTGATAACTTTTTTGGCAATCAATTTCCACCACTTCTTATTGGTCACTGTTCTCGTCACTTCTTGAACCTCAAGATTCTAATCACTTTTATGACGGGGTCTCGAAACTCCCCTTAGATGACTGCAACTCACCAgtttaatctttgcttttttttatatatttcgttccCAGGTGATTGCAATGTTGTCTGTTTTCTTCATCTTCGTGTCCATAATGTCCTTCTGCCTGAAGACTCACCCCAACATGAGAGTTCCTGTCATCGTCAACGTGACGGTAAAAGGGATCTCATCTAACGGGAGTAACGTCACTCACTGGTACCTCAATAAGGACAGGTAAGAGGCTTTTGGTCATTGGTATTCATACCTCATTAGCTACAGGTAAATATCTTTGTGCCGTTAATCAAAAATTACGTAAAGTGGAAAGCATTCTTTCTCaaactctttctcttctttccgtcattaatctaaaattaagtaaagtgAATAACATTCTTTCACaaactctttctcctctttccgTCATCAATCAAAAATTACGTAAAGTGAATAACATTCTTTCACaaactctttctcttctttccgtcattaatctaaaattacGTAAAGGGAATAACATTCACaaactctttctcttctttccgtCATTAATCAAAAATTACGTTGGAAACATTCTTTCACaaactctttctcttctttccgtcattaataaaaaaaaatcacgtaaaGTGGAAAACATTCTTTCACAAAAGTGGAACACATTCTTTCACAAACTTTCTCTTCTTTCCGTCATTGATCTAAAATTACGTAAAGTGAATAACATTCTTTCACaaactctttatttttttccgtcATTAATCAAAAATTACCTGAAGTGAATAACATTCTTTTACtaactctttttcttctttccatcaTTAATCAAAAATTACGTAAAGTGGAAAACATTCTTTCACaaactctttctcttctttccgtCGTTAATccaaaggtacataaaatagaaaaaaattcttttacaaactTATTTTTCTCTCCGACATTAATCCAAAGTGACATAAAACAGAACACATTCTTTCACCTTtcacaaattctttttttttctttccgtcaTTAACCCAAagtgacagaaaataataaaaaaaaattctttcacaaattctttctcttatttccgTCATTAATCCAGCttgacatgaaataaaaaagaaattctttcacaaactctttcttttctttccgtcATTAATCCAAAGTGACATACAATAATTCTTTCACAAACTCTTTCTGTTATTTAGCGTtgagtaataaaaaaactgaggaaaatcaCATTATCAAACATTATCACTCATTGCACGGTCGTTTTATTTCCATAGATCCCGTCAATATGACCACTGGTTTCATACATACTGAAATCAGCTCTATTTTGCAatgtactatttttattatttcactcttGCGTAATTCTGATCCTGCATCTTAAACAATTTCTTTTCccattatcacctaaaaaaaatcttaagaataCAATTACTCCTTTTCATGATGGCAGAAAGTAGCGATTAGATAAAAGGAAAGTACTGTATTACTCAATAAAAAGAGGGTGTGTAATGCGAACGTGATCATTTCGTTCGCGAAGCAGCAATAACAGAGAAATGGAAAGATGGGTAACATTAAATTTCCAAGACGATTCTGCACTAGAATGAGAGAAGTGGGATGGAGGAGTCAGCCATTAAGATGCAATTTTCCAAGTTTGGATTAAAAAACTATTACTTTGATGCTCATCTTTCGGACGCGGGATGGGAAACGGTTTAATTTGAGGGAAGAATAATCTGTTGCCTTAGATTTATAGTTAAGGATATTTTATGTACACGACCAAATATTTTCGCGATTTCAGGAAAGCCTCCTTAATCGATTACATAAATAAtggaaatttgcatttatatccaTGTTCGACATAATCCTTTAGACTGGTGCCTTACTTAAATAACTAAAGGTATTTGCTAATGATGAAAGGTACCATGcttcatttcaaatacaggtatATTAAGTATTTTCAATGCACGGCAAATCGTGTTGTGCTACTAaaactatatttcattttttacttataatatctaattttctacatggaattatttttttttttttttgacaagaacagcaaaaaaaaaaaaaaatactgtcctTGGGGCTTAACGGTGTTTCGCCTGAACAAGAACCCTTCTgagtatgtttgttttgtttttttttctttccttaatccATGCTGTTGCATCTTTTTTCACTGCACTTTATCCTTTCTTTCCCCTGTCCTCCTCTGTTACAGAAAATATGATTCTTcgtttcttatttctcttttttttttacccatgctATCGTTTCTTTTATCACTGCTATtatttaccttttctctctcttccctgtgtcatcaaaatattttttaacccatccttttattcatttatttattttttgtagtgcCGTTATTACAAACATGTGTTCCTTTTCTCCATGCTATATTTTTTCTGCTATTacaagattttttaaaatccatgcatatgacttttttcctgtcaCCATAACCTTTCTTTGTCCTgcactatattaatttttttttatccatgctATCGTTTTTAATTTCTGCCACTATAAACCTTTCCATTTCCTTATCCTATAATGCACGATTTTTCAAATCCATGCACTGGCCTCTTTTTTTCCTTGCTACTAACACCTCTCTTTTCTATGACACCTATAttacaaaaatcataatttttaaagtcATACGTTCGTGTTATTTTTCCATGTGGCTATAAACCTTTCCACTCTCTTTTCTatattacaagaattttttttcgaaattcaTGCATCTGACCTTTTTCCCTGTTGCTTTAACCTTTTTTTCCATGCCCTGTATtacaaaaatcttatttttaaaaattcatatattcatcttAGTTTTCTCCTGCTGATATAAACCTTTCCTTTCGCTTTCCTGTGaaataagatttgtttttattctatgcaCATTGGCCTATTTTTCTCCCTACCACAgcaacttttcttttctctttattacaaaatctttTCTTGAATTTGTTTTTCCCTGCTACTATAAaccttccttttcccttccctttattacaaaaatcttgttttttaaattcatacattcgtggtttttctttcttgctataaacctcccttctctcttccttttataacaaaaatcttatcttttaaattcatacattatttTCTGCCTACTATAAACTTTCCTTCTCCCTGTCCTttattacaaaaatcttttttttttatattcatacattcgtgtttttttctttttaccttccttTTCCTGGCAtagaaaaatcttgtttttaaatttccttgGTTTTTCTCCTAAAcccttttattacaaatatcttatcttttaaattcatacatatgtgtttttttttccttcctaccaTAAACCTTCCTATTCCCTGCCCTTCATtacaaaaatcttattttttatattcatacattcatgTTTTTGTTCTTCTACCATAAACCTTCCTTTCTCCTACCCTTTATTACAAAAATCTCTTCTTTTAAATTCATACATTCatgtttttttccattattataaaacGTCCTCTTCCCAGCCCTCTATTACAAATATCATGTCTTTGATTCatgcattcattttttccttttactataaaccttcctttttcccttctctttatTGCAAAAATCTTATCTTTTAAATTCATACGTTCGTGTTTTTATTCCTTCCTGCCATAAaccttccttttcccttccctcctctGCAGGACGGACCCCCACGACGCCTTTTTCTACGTGGAAGCCGCCTGCAACGCCTGGTTCACCTTCGAGATTCTCATTCGGTTCACGGTGACCCCCATGAAACTTGAGTTCGTCAAGAACACCATCAACATCATCGACTTCGTAGCCACTCTTAGCTTCTACATGGACATCATCCTCAATCAGACTAAATTTGCAGGTAATTATGTACGTCGTCCTTGTGTCTCTGAGGTTTTCACGTCACGTGTGGCTGGCATTGTGGGATATCATTGTCCCAGACTTTAAGAATACAATATTTGGCATGTTTCTATGATGTGAGGTACCACATGAAAGCTGGATATTATGAAGTCGTTCCCATTAGTCTTATCAAGGTACATAGAGTGTATGCctcgaaaatattattaattttagatGTAGTGGAACATAATTCTTAACTCATGGGCATATTTTTAAGCTCACtatatgttaaaaatgtttacctgttaatatacaggaaaaataaCTCTAAAGCTTGTTGCATAAAATAAGTAAGATCAGGGATGGTCTCATTCTCTGgtttaattgattatttaaatttttttttaattttcaaatgtctTACAAACTTCACATATTCTTCTACTAATCATACTTCGGGAACTACTCTAAAAACGgttgatgataactgaaaaaacTTGTGAAACTTTCAAATGTCTTACAAACCTTCCCAAATTTCTCTGGTAATCATACCCCTGGAACTACTCTAAAAACGGttgataataattgaaaaaacttttaaaaactttcgAATGTCATACAAACCTTCCGCTATCCCTCTGCTAATCACACCCCTGGAACTGCTCCAAAAACGGTTGATGataattgaaaaacttttaaattttcaaacgtCACACAAACCTTGCTATCCCTCTGCTAATCTACCCTGGAACTACTCAAAACGGTTGATGataattgaaaaacttttaaaattttcaaacgtCACATAAACCTTCCGCTATCCCTCTGCTAATCACACCTGAACTACTCTAAAAACGgttgatgataactgaaaaacttttttaaattttcaaacgtCACACAAACCTTCCGTATCCCTCTGCTAATCACACCCTGGAACTACTCCAAAAACGGTTGATGAtaattgaaaaactttttaaattttcaaacgtCACACAAACCTTCCGCTATCCCTCTGCTAATCACACCCCTGGAACTACTCCAAAAACGGTTGATGataattgaaaaacttttaaaattttcaaacgtCACATAAACCTTCCGCTATCCCTCTGCTAATCACACCCCTGGAACTACTCTAAAAACGgttgatgataactgaaaaccttttaaattttcaaacgtCACACAAACCTTCCCTATCCTCTGCTAATCACACACCCTGGAACTACTCTAAAAACGGTTGATGAtaattgaaaactttttaaaattttcaaacgtCACATAAACCTTCCGCTATCCCTCTGCTAATCACACCCCTGGAACTACTCTAAAAACGgttgatgataactgaaaaacttttaaaattttcaaacgtCACACAAACCTTCCGCTATCCCTCTGCTAATCACACCCCTGGAACTACTCCAAAAACGGTTGATGATaattgaaaaaaacttttaaaaatttcaaacgtCACACAAACCTTCCGCTATCCCTCTGCTAATCACACCCCtggaaatacttttaaaaacgGCTGGAGATGTTTTCACCTCTCCTCTTACCTCCCGAAGCAGACGACAACACAGGCAAGTCGGCGGAGGTCATTGAATTTTTGAGCATCATCCGAATTCTCAGACTGTTCAAACTCACTCGCCACTCGGGAGGCCTGAAGATCCTCATCCACACCTTCAAAGCGTCGGCGAAGGAACTCACACTTTTAGTATTCTTTTTGGTGCTAGGAATCGTCATTTTCGCCTCCCTTGTCTACTACGCTGAGAGATTGCAGGTGAGATTAcaggtttctctttttttatatatatatatttcgtagcTTACCTGTGGAAAGGGCAATCATGATGAGAAGACTGAAAATGCTGGGTATCATTTCGTTATTGCGTTCTGTACCATATCATTCATAGTAACTGATTAAATGATGAAATGCTGAAATATTGTTATGTATTATCAAAggaaacatgaaatatttgtttacatttcgttTTAGTGACTGATTCTGTTTTTGTGATGATATCAAAGTAGAgcttaacaataatgataatggagaAAACAGTCCACCGTTATGTATCTTTacagttatattaattttctaaaaatgaacCTCAACTGCAGTGAGCTTTCTAAGTCTTTCTGTATAGAATCACtttctaaaaatatgtatatttacagttcCATAACAGTGGAATGTTTTCTCCATTTTAACCCTTATGCCTCTTTGAGtattttctgataataataataataataataataataataataataataataataataataataataataataataattctctcttctcCAAAGTGTGTACGTTCCCTTGTGataatttaattctattttcataatgaaattgaactccaaaatattttttaataacaatattttcctATTCCCTTCAGGCGAATCCCCACAACGATTTCAAGAGCATACCGGAAGGTCTCTGGTGGGCCATAGTGACCATGACCACAGTGGGGTACGGGGACATGGTGCCCAGAACTTACGTGGGTATGTTTGTTGGTGCTCTGTGCGCTATCGCTGGCGTGCTTACGATATCTTTACCCGTGCCTGTCATCGTGTCCAACTTCTCCATGTTTTATAGCCATACGCAGGTAAGATAAATAGCCGCTAGCTTTTTTTCTGTTAGTgcgctaacttttttttttctgttggtgcGCTAACTTTTTTCTGTTGGTGTGCTAACTTTTTTCTGTTAGTGcgctaacttttttttctgttggtgCGTATTTTCCCTGTTGGTAACTTTTTTCTGTTAGTAcgctaacttttttttctgttggtgCGATAAGTTTTTTTCCTGTTGGTGGGCTAATTTTTTCCCCCCGTTTCGgtgcgctattttttttttttttttttttggtgcgcTAACTTTTTCTCCGTTGGtgcgctaattttttttttttttgttggtgcgCTAACTTATTTCTGTCAGTGCACCAAGTTTTTCTGCTAGTGcgctagctttttttttttattagtgcgCTAACTCTTTCTGTTAGTGCgctaatctttttctgtaggtgCGTTAACTTTTTCTGTCTGTGCGCTACTTCTGCTAGTGCGCTAACTTTTTTCTGCTAGTGCGCTAGTTACAGAATATAACTTGGAACTGAATTATGAAGTATTGCtcttctaattttgtttttgttttttttatgaagggtTGCTACGAAACGTGCACTGACTTTAATGATAGTGCTGGTTTTGTTAAAGATATATTTCATACGCGCACTAACTTTAATGATAGTACTGGTTTTGTTAaagatatatttcattctttaaatattcaaggTAATAGAATAGATTATTGTTTTACAGGTTTTACACACTACATTGCTATTACATTTTTTACCACGATCATGGTATTTTCACTCTGTCAGCTTCTAAGGAAATATAGTTTTCCACTAAATAATCGTTTCGTTAAGCTTAAAATTATTTAGCAACGGTCGATACAGGCTGACCATTATGGAGATAAAGCAGTTTGATGAAACCTTCTGCATATTATGAAGCAAAATTCGAAATCAAGCACAAATTTCTCAACAGATTCTTAAAAATCGAgaattcattcacaaaataacacaggaaaaaaaattaaaaactcgaCCTTTTTTTTCTCAATAGATTCCTAAAACTCGAAAATGCACAAAATAACgcacgagagaaaaaaaattaaaactctatCTTTTTTCTCCTCAAACTTAGGCCCGGTCGAAACTGCCCAAAAAGCGTCGAAGAGTCCTCCCAGTCGAACAGCCCCGCCGGGCCGCCCGTCAGCAGCGCCACGACGGAGGGCTTAACCGCCGAATGAACGCCATCAAGCACCACCACCAGGCCTTGACGAAAGATGGTATCATTCCTAAGGTAGCAGGTAAGCCTTCTGAAAAAAGGTCGCCCTTAACTTCTCTTAAATTTTGTTCTATGGTTtattcatcatattattatttctaatgtttttttctaTGGTTTAttctgcatattattatttttagttgtttttttctatagtttgttttgtatattatcatTTTCAAACACTGACTAAAACTGTTCCAATAatgggaaaaagtgagagaaaaagtcTTGTCTTACGTCACTAGGTAAGTGGTGTTTTAATTCAGCTTTGATTTATAGGCACTGGAAAACCTACACATTCTTTTAAACTGATGAAAAATGCTGGCTTTGTCTCCTAAtgacaaaatttaatatatcaCCTTCAGTAACAGCTTTCATTCATCAGaggaaaatatatcagaagaccctaatactaaaaagaaaaaagcagcaAAGTCAGGATTTCATGCCCTAAAATGCACGTCAAGTTTATCACCCCTTTTAATAAAGCTTTCTTATTTCACACAATTGTAGCTCAATttgcattattcttcttttaaGTTCAGTGAATGACGAATGACCTTTTACGATCAAGTTCCGTACCATCGGCAGAAG
Proteins encoded:
- the LOC136846698 gene encoding potassium voltage-gated channel protein Shaw-like isoform X4; translated protein: MPLELSIMDGENRIILNVGGIRFETYKATLKKIPATRLSRLTEALANYDPVLNEYFFDRHPGVFAQILNYYRTGKLHYPTNVCGPLFEEELEFWGLDSNQVEPCCWMTYTIHRDTQATLAILDKLDVDTDVPSEEEIARKFGYEEAYLNGRVTWWQRTRPKIWSLFDEPYSSWMAKVIAMLSVFFIFVSIMSFCLKTHPNMRVPVIVNVTVKGISSNGSNVTHWYLNKDRTDPHDAFFYVEAACNAWFTFEILIRFTVTPMKLEFVKNTINIIDFVATLSFYMDIILNQTKFAADDNTGKSAEVIEFLSIIRILRLFKLTRHSGGLKILIHTFKASAKELTLLVFFLVLGIVIFASLVYYAERLQANPHNDFKSIPEGLWWAIVTMTTVGYGDMVPRTYVGMFVGALCAIAGVLTISLPVPVIVSNFSMFYSHTQARSKLPKKRRRVLPVEQPRRAARQQRHDGGLNRRMNAIKHHHQALTKDGIIPKVAGCDSYYSSSPMPLHPPALDPLGNSLRGDKDTLQLLQQPRSATFSSGSYVFGRRKSSGCTLTGRGVVSLSESLASPGAYIASTLGILSLSSSDPSVANTSKNNGKPDTRSSQDLPYATHLVPENVVSGPSLMGDASETLLANNNMKNYNNNSRKYSLSHGGGDNKDEINRNRHNNPSEEGTISSTVPPIRIETVDSEDGSPMSPLGDSDNCNIPQLTIMVPETAPQNSALPEVDHP
- the LOC136846698 gene encoding potassium voltage-gated channel protein Shaw-like isoform X5; this translates as MPLELSIMDGENRIILNVGGIRFETYKATLKKIPATRLSRLTEALANYDPVLNEYFFDRHPGVFAQILNYYRTGKLHYPTNVCGPLFEEELEFWGLDSNQVEPCCWMTYTIHRDTQATLAILDKLDVDTDVPSEEEIARKFGYEEAYLNGRVTWWQRTRPKIWSLFDEPYSSWMAKVIAMLSVFFIFVSIMSFCLKTHPNMRVPVIVNVTVKGISSNGSNVTHWYLNKDRTDPHDAFFYVEAACNAWFTFEILIRFTVTPMKLEFVKNTINIIDFVATLSFYMDIILNQTKFAADDNTGKSAEVIEFLSIIRILRLFKLTRHSGGLKILIHTFKASAKELTLLVFFLVLGIVIFASLVYYAERLQANPHNDFKSIPEGLWWAIVTMTTVGYGDMVPRTYVGMFVGALCAIAGVLTISLPVPVIVSNFSMFYSHTQARSKLPKKRRRVLPVEQPRRAARQQRHDGGLNRRMNAIKHHHQALTKDGIIPKVAGCDSYYSSSPMPLHPPALDPLGNSLRGDKDTLQLLQPRSATFSSGSYVFGRRKSSGCTLTGRGVVSLSESLASPGAYIASTLGILSLSSSDPSVANTSKNNGKPDTRSSQDLPYATHLVPENVVSGPSLMGDASETLLANNNMKNYNNNSRKYSLSHGGGDNKDEINRNRHNNPSEEGTISSTVPPIRIETVDSEDGSPMSPLGDSDNCNIPQLTIMVPETAPQNSALPEVDHP